The genomic stretch GAAAAGATATCTAAAAAATTTTAAAAAAATTAAGATTAGAGAATAATTATAAGTTTAATGAACAATATAAATAAAATTTAGATTAAAACATTCATTAAATTTTAAAATAATTATTTATTTGAAATTAAATTGTCTTTAATTAAATTGGATGTGTTTTTATGAACGAAGAGCTTATAAAAAAGGCTTATGAATTAAGAAGCAGGGGTTTTACAACCGGTGAAATAGCAGATGAACTTAATGTGTCTAAAGACACTGCTAGATGGCTTATTTTACAAATGGGTAGTAAAAATATTGAATTTAAAGCTCAAAAAGCCCCGGTTGATTTTGCAATAGATTGGAAGAATTTGGGCAGCAGCTCTGCGCGAATGATGAATGTGTCTGCGGCCATGGCTGATTTAGCCCTTGAATATGGCAATGTTGAAGTTGTAGTAGGTATAACTGTAAGCGGAGTGCCATTTGCAACAATGATGGCTGAGATAATCGGTGCAGATATAACTGTATTCCACCCCATAAAACACAGAAAAGAAGAAGATGCAAAAGGTGCCATAAGCAGTAATTTTGCATCAGTTGAAGGCAAAAACGTTGTAATTGTAGATGACGTCATAACAAGTGGAAGAACAATCAAAGAGGCCATTGATGTTTTAAATGACCTTGGAGCAAATCCATTAGGTGTTGTAGTCCTTATAGATAAAAAAGGAATCTTTAAAATGGATAAAATTCCTGTAGAGTCATTGATTCGTGTTAGCAGGCTTGGATAAAGTCTAATTCTTATTTTATTATCTTATTTTATCTGATTTTTAATTTATTGATAATATTTTTATTTTATCACTACAATATTATTAACAATATTAAAATAATCCAATAGGAGTTTGTGCTATATTAAATTTGGAGAGTACAAAAACATTAGAAGTCAGCTTATACTAATTTTTTTCGTTGTTTTAATAGGTATGACTATTTATGAAGTTACAAAACAGTTGATTCTCCCAAATATAGGTATTTGGGAATCACATATTATCACTATTATTTTTACAACTATTTTAGCAACTATTGGAGCTTACTTTGTATTAAATGAAAGGGAGAACTTAATTAATAAATATTTTACCGAAAAAAATCGCTATAAAGAAGCTGAAAAAGAATATCGGACAATATTTGAAAACACAGGTACTGCAACTGTTATTATCGAAGAAGATACTACTATTTCCCTAGCAAATCATGAATTTGAAAAGATTTCAGGTTATGGTAAAAAAGAAATTGAAGATGTAATGAAATGGATTGATTTCATTGCTAAAGAAGATCTAGAAAAGATGTTGAAATATCATAGACAAAGAAGAGAAAAAGGTCAGATT from Methanobacterium sp. encodes the following:
- a CDS encoding orotate phosphoribosyltransferase-like protein; amino-acid sequence: MNEELIKKAYELRSRGFTTGEIADELNVSKDTARWLILQMGSKNIEFKAQKAPVDFAIDWKNLGSSSARMMNVSAAMADLALEYGNVEVVVGITVSGVPFATMMAEIIGADITVFHPIKHRKEEDAKGAISSNFASVEGKNVVIVDDVITSGRTIKEAIDVLNDLGANPLGVVVLIDKKGIFKMDKIPVESLIRVSRLG